Proteins from a genomic interval of Flammeovirgaceae bacterium SG7u.111:
- a CDS encoding cytochrome c, which produces MKILGKKNIFFAVIISTVIIGCKADGDNPGVEYAPQMYHSIPYEPLSQITEEGIPDGIISSSYYLTNSLPYNDYKGEKSMNVLKPVEGTVARQNFTSVSGSNVPEKGQELLVYKLHKDSVDLAGRILKNPVPNTEDIVAEGKQLYLSYCSPCHGATGTGDGKVGAVYKGVPNYSAGRYSTLPEGHIFHVITHGKGRMWAHKSQLNPEERWKVVRYVQKLQKGEK; this is translated from the coding sequence ATGAAAATCTTGGGTAAGAAAAACATATTCTTTGCCGTCATTATTTCGACAGTCATTATCGGTTGTAAAGCTGACGGAGATAACCCTGGGGTAGAATATGCTCCACAAATGTACCATTCAATACCTTACGAGCCTCTTTCTCAGATTACTGAGGAAGGCATACCTGACGGTATTATAAGTTCTAGCTACTACTTAACCAATTCTTTGCCTTACAATGATTATAAAGGTGAGAAGTCAATGAATGTATTGAAGCCAGTAGAAGGAACTGTAGCTCGTCAGAACTTTACAAGTGTTTCTGGTTCTAATGTTCCTGAAAAAGGGCAAGAGCTATTGGTGTACAAACTGCACAAAGATAGTGTTGATTTGGCGGGTAGGATTTTGAAAAACCCAGTACCTAATACAGAAGATATAGTAGCAGAAGGAAAGCAATTGTACTTGAGCTATTGTTCCCCTTGTCATGGTGCTACAGGCACAGGCGATGGTAAAGTAGGTGCAGTATATAAAGGTGTTCCTAATTATTCGGCTGGTAGGTATTCAACATTACCTGAAGGTCATATTTTCCATGTAATAACACACGGAAAAGGAAGGATGTGGGCACACAAATCACAATTGAACCCAGAAGAACGCTGGAAAGTAGTTCGTTACGTACAAAAGCTTCAAAAGGGAGAAAAATAG
- a CDS encoding c-type cytochrome — MTKPLYVLQKSICLFIILFSVAAGSVFAQDAESPATEQPAAGAEGIPTSAEAIANGAEIFKGNCAQCHAVHSQVVGPALANVYERQDVEWLVNFIKYPQKVIDSGDEYAKGLYDKYQQYMPNHDFLSDDEIKNILGYIQSETIKGPEVATASAGAEGGSGGAVAAAPINTSLLMAIVIGLLILLILVLAIMVLLVSVLSKYIKKEKELSGEDQEYLEQRFDLGKIIRSPAFIGIVAFIFLNVVAKTTVDGLFSIGVQQGYAPEQPIPFSHKLHAGFYEIDCKYCHTGVEKSKNANIPSANICMNCHNSIKTTSPEIQKIYTAIENDEPIQWVRIHNLPDLAYFNHSQHVNVGGLECENCHGEIKEMEVVQQHSLLTMGWCIDCHRKTEIKSKDNSYYDKLVKMHEGASKEPLRVEDIGGLECAKCHY, encoded by the coding sequence ATGACAAAACCATTATACGTTCTCCAAAAGAGCATTTGTCTATTTATTATTCTGTTTTCAGTTGCGGCGGGTAGTGTGTTCGCCCAAGATGCAGAAAGTCCGGCAACAGAACAGCCAGCGGCAGGTGCTGAGGGTATACCAACTTCGGCTGAAGCTATCGCCAACGGTGCGGAAATATTTAAAGGCAATTGTGCCCAGTGTCATGCTGTACATTCGCAAGTCGTAGGGCCAGCATTGGCCAATGTCTACGAGAGACAAGATGTAGAGTGGCTGGTCAACTTTATTAAGTATCCCCAAAAGGTCATTGACAGTGGTGATGAATATGCAAAAGGTCTGTACGATAAGTATCAGCAGTACATGCCAAACCACGATTTCCTTTCAGATGACGAGATCAAAAATATTTTAGGGTATATTCAATCAGAAACCATTAAAGGTCCTGAGGTAGCAACAGCATCTGCTGGTGCTGAAGGTGGTAGTGGCGGAGCAGTTGCTGCTGCACCAATCAACACTTCGCTTCTAATGGCGATCGTGATCGGCTTGCTTATCCTATTGATATTGGTGCTTGCTATTATGGTTCTTCTTGTTTCTGTATTGAGCAAATACATTAAGAAAGAAAAAGAGCTTAGTGGCGAAGACCAAGAGTACTTGGAGCAGCGATTCGATTTGGGCAAAATCATAAGAAGCCCAGCGTTCATCGGAATTGTCGCATTCATCTTTTTAAATGTAGTAGCTAAAACTACAGTAGATGGTTTGTTCAGTATCGGTGTACAACAAGGCTATGCTCCTGAGCAACCAATTCCTTTTTCTCATAAACTTCACGCAGGCTTTTACGAAATTGACTGTAAATACTGCCACACGGGGGTTGAGAAAAGTAAAAATGCAAACATTCCTTCGGCGAACATTTGTATGAATTGCCACAATTCAATCAAAACTACTTCGCCAGAAATCCAAAAGATATATACAGCTATTGAAAACGACGAGCCTATCCAATGGGTGAGGATTCACAACCTTCCCGACTTGGCTTATTTCAACCACTCTCAACACGTAAACGTGGGCGGCTTGGAATGTGAAAACTGTCACGGTGAAATCAAAGAGATGGAAGTGGTGCAGCAGCATTCGTTGCTTACAATGGGATGGTGTATCGATTGCCACAGAAAAACAGAGATTAAATCGAAAGACAATAGCTACTACGACAAACTCGTGAAAATGCACGAGGGGGCAAGCAAAGAGCCATTGAGAGTAGAGGATATTGGTGGATTAGAATGCGCCAAGTGTCACTATTAA
- a CDS encoding cytochrome c oxidase subunit II, with amino-acid sequence MTAVLLITGGILFVAILALIYRIFTLIGIARDEDKKRAGLSNKVNAFLFPLMLVVGFIAIIWYSGIAKEYFLPEASSVHGKEIDSLFWWTMAVIGAAFVITHILLFIFPFKYQYSEKRTAYFYPHNDKLELVWTLVPAVVMAGLVISGWFVWSDITSDAPEDSVAVEIMGKQFNWQVRYGGKDGQIGRYDFRKIDATNSMGVDFRDPSSLDDFIPREIHVPKGKNVVLKIRSRDVLHSVFMPHFRIKMDAVPGMQTSFWFTPTKSTAEMRAELGDPEFNYELACTEICGGGHFAMKMNVVVDEPADFEKWYAEQEAWAAKNKEYLSTLDLPNLELAGLE; translated from the coding sequence ATGACAGCCGTATTACTCATCACCGGAGGTATATTGTTTGTGGCTATTCTTGCCCTCATTTACAGGATTTTTACCCTAATTGGTATTGCCAGAGATGAAGACAAGAAGCGAGCAGGTCTCAGCAATAAAGTGAACGCATTCCTTTTTCCACTTATGCTAGTAGTGGGATTCATCGCAATTATTTGGTATTCAGGCATTGCTAAGGAATATTTTCTTCCTGAGGCATCTTCGGTACATGGCAAAGAAATAGATTCATTGTTTTGGTGGACTATGGCTGTAATAGGTGCGGCCTTTGTTATTACTCATATCTTACTTTTCATTTTCCCATTCAAATATCAATACAGCGAGAAAAGAACCGCATACTTTTACCCACACAACGATAAGTTGGAGTTGGTTTGGACATTGGTTCCTGCGGTAGTGATGGCTGGTTTGGTAATTTCAGGGTGGTTTGTATGGTCAGATATTACTAGCGATGCTCCAGAAGACTCTGTTGCTGTAGAGATCATGGGCAAGCAGTTTAACTGGCAAGTGAGGTATGGAGGGAAAGACGGGCAAATTGGTCGTTATGACTTTAGAAAAATTGATGCTACTAATTCAATGGGTGTAGATTTTAGAGATCCAAGTAGCCTTGATGATTTTATCCCAAGAGAAATTCATGTTCCTAAAGGTAAAAACGTTGTGTTGAAAATCAGATCTCGTGATGTTCTTCATAGCGTATTTATGCCTCATTTCAGAATCAAGATGGATGCCGTTCCTGGTATGCAAACTTCTTTTTGGTTTACTCCAACTAAATCAACTGCTGAAATGAGAGCTGAACTTGGTGATCCTGAGTTCAACTACGAATTGGCTTGTACTGAAATCTGTGGTGGTGGTCATTTTGCCATGAAGATGAATGTAGTGGTTGATGAGCCAGCTGACTTTGAAAAATGGTATGCAGAGCAAGAAGCTTGGGCAGCCAAAAATAAAGAGTATTTGTCAACGCTAGACCTGCCAAACTTAGAACTTGCAGGGTTAGAATAA
- a CDS encoding quinol:cytochrome C oxidoreductase, with protein MAAEIHDIDEKFVFTPKLKKTIFTVLGIGVAALVIGMLIAAFGGGHAEHAAEGGEHHAFHWTTKLWASMWVNNVYFTGIALIGIFFVAIQYIASAGWSASILRIPATFGYFLPVAFVLTLIVFAIANRDLFHWTHTYLYDKTSPEFDSILFGKRGYFFIPGAEEASHIPYFYYLRLVAFFAIWMIMFRLIRKETLKEDVNGGIGHYKKLVKFSGAFLVFFGLSSSVAAWDWVMSIDPHWYSTMFGWYVFASWFVSGLAAITLILVLLKDAGYLKIVNENHLHDMGKFVFAFSIFWTYIWFSQFLLIYYSNIPEEGIYFVERLKSDIYSKYIFLNLIFNFFFPFLVLMTRDAKRKSIILKVVCIVVLVGHWFDFFLMVHPGTLKENGGFGFMEIGLTMIYLAVFVYIALNQLSKVPLIAKNHPMLEESIHHHT; from the coding sequence ATGGCAGCTGAGATTCACGACATTGATGAAAAATTTGTTTTTACACCAAAATTAAAGAAAACCATATTTACGGTTTTAGGAATTGGTGTAGCAGCTTTGGTGATAGGGATGTTGATAGCAGCCTTTGGAGGAGGACATGCTGAGCATGCCGCCGAAGGAGGAGAGCACCACGCATTCCACTGGACTACTAAGCTATGGGCAAGTATGTGGGTAAACAATGTTTACTTTACAGGAATTGCACTAATTGGTATATTCTTCGTGGCTATCCAGTACATTGCATCTGCAGGTTGGTCAGCTTCTATTCTTAGAATTCCAGCAACCTTTGGCTATTTCTTGCCAGTAGCATTTGTGCTCACTTTGATTGTTTTTGCGATTGCTAATCGCGATTTATTTCACTGGACTCATACCTATTTGTATGATAAGACTAGCCCAGAGTTTGATAGTATACTATTTGGTAAAAGAGGATACTTCTTTATTCCAGGTGCTGAAGAAGCTTCGCATATTCCATACTTCTATTATTTGAGGTTGGTTGCTTTTTTTGCTATTTGGATGATAATGTTCCGTTTGATCAGAAAAGAAACCTTGAAAGAAGATGTGAATGGTGGAATAGGTCACTACAAAAAATTAGTGAAGTTCTCAGGAGCATTCCTAGTTTTCTTTGGATTGTCATCTTCAGTTGCTGCTTGGGACTGGGTAATGTCAATTGATCCGCACTGGTACAGCACCATGTTTGGATGGTACGTGTTTGCTAGCTGGTTTGTGTCTGGTCTTGCTGCTATTACTCTTATCTTGGTATTGCTCAAAGATGCAGGTTACTTAAAAATAGTAAACGAAAACCACTTGCACGATATGGGCAAGTTCGTATTTGCCTTCAGTATTTTCTGGACATATATCTGGTTCTCTCAGTTCCTTCTTATCTATTATTCAAACATTCCAGAAGAAGGTATCTATTTTGTAGAAAGGTTGAAAAGTGATATTTATTCTAAGTACATATTCTTGAACTTGATATTTAATTTCTTCTTCCCGTTTTTAGTATTAATGACGAGAGATGCGAAAAGGAAGTCCATCATCCTCAAGGTAGTTTGTATAGTTGTACTAGTAGGTCACTGGTTTGATTTCTTCTTGATGGTTCACCCAGGTACATTGAAAGAGAATGGTGGTTTCGGTTTCATGGAAATCGGTTTGACAATGATTTATTTGGCAGTGTTTGTTTATATTGCATTGAATCAATTGAGCAAAGTGCCATTGATAGCTAAAAATCATCCAATGTTAGAAGAATCTATTCATCACCACACCTAG
- the nrfD gene encoding NrfD/PsrC family molybdoenzyme membrane anchor subunit yields the protein MQTVSLVRDPLVTGGKTYSDITDDVCKHVENAPAKSWKIALTVSILTLLAGGLFLGDMLWNGIGRWGLNKSVQWAWDITNFVWWVGIGHAGTLISAVLLLFRQKWRTSINRAAEAMTIFAVICAAIWPIVHMGRPWLGAYWVLPLPNTFGSLWVNFNSPLLWDVFAITTYFTVSLLFWYIGLVPDFATIRDRAVNKLPRFAYGMLSLGFDGSAKTWMHYESVSLILAGLSTPLVLSVHTIVSFDFATSVIPGWHTTIFPPYFVAGAIFSGFAMVLTLMLVTRRLYRLEDYITLEHIEMMNIIILVTGSVVGIAYVTEFVIAWYSGVPAEQYAFINRMSGPYWWAYWSMMTCNVISPQLFYFKKIRTSIQWTFFLSIVVNIGMWFERFVIIVTSLHRDYLPSSWVYFTPTMWDIMCYVFTFGLFFTLFLLFAKFFPVLNMAEIKSILKDSSPTVYKGNKTIPKELTKDSE from the coding sequence ATGCAGACTGTTTCACTAGTCAGAGATCCATTGGTAACAGGGGGTAAAACCTACAGTGACATCACAGATGATGTTTGTAAGCATGTGGAAAATGCTCCTGCAAAGTCGTGGAAAATTGCTCTTACGGTATCTATTTTAACATTATTAGCTGGGGGACTTTTCTTAGGTGATATGTTATGGAATGGTATTGGTCGTTGGGGTCTTAATAAATCGGTGCAATGGGCATGGGATATCACCAACTTTGTATGGTGGGTTGGTATTGGTCACGCTGGTACACTTATCTCGGCAGTATTGCTTTTATTCCGTCAGAAATGGAGAACTTCCATTAACAGAGCGGCAGAAGCGATGACCATTTTTGCCGTAATTTGTGCAGCTATTTGGCCAATTGTCCACATGGGTCGTCCTTGGCTAGGAGCGTACTGGGTGCTTCCATTGCCAAACACATTTGGCTCACTTTGGGTAAACTTCAACTCTCCGCTTCTTTGGGACGTTTTTGCAATTACCACGTATTTCACTGTATCACTTTTATTCTGGTATATCGGTCTAGTTCCTGATTTTGCCACTATCCGTGACAGAGCAGTAAATAAACTTCCTCGTTTTGCTTATGGCATGTTAAGTTTAGGTTTTGATGGTTCTGCAAAAACTTGGATGCATTACGAATCAGTTTCATTGATTTTGGCTGGTCTTTCTACGCCACTTGTCCTTTCTGTCCACACCATTGTAAGTTTTGACTTTGCAACCTCTGTCATTCCAGGATGGCACACCACTATTTTCCCTCCATACTTTGTGGCAGGTGCGATTTTCTCGGGCTTTGCAATGGTACTTACCCTAATGTTGGTTACCAGAAGACTTTATAGGTTAGAAGATTACATTACTTTGGAGCACATCGAGATGATGAACATCATTATCCTAGTAACTGGATCAGTAGTAGGTATAGCATATGTAACAGAATTTGTGATTGCATGGTACTCTGGTGTTCCTGCCGAGCAATATGCATTTATCAATAGAATGAGTGGTCCTTACTGGTGGGCATACTGGTCGATGATGACGTGTAACGTTATCTCACCTCAGCTTTTCTACTTCAAGAAAATCAGGACAAGTATTCAGTGGACATTCTTCTTGTCAATTGTAGTAAACATCGGTATGTGGTTCGAACGATTCGTAATTATCGTTACTTCACTTCACCGTGATTACTTGCCATCTAGCTGGGTATATTTCACTCCTACCATGTGGGATATCATGTGTTATGTATTCACATTTGGATTGTTCTTTACGCTATTCTTATTGTTTGCGAAGTTCTTCCCTGTACTCAACATGGCTGAGATCAAATCGATCTTAAAAGACTCTAGCCCTACTGTATACAAAGGCAACAAAACAATACCAAAGGAGTTGACAAAAGACTCTGAGTAA
- a CDS encoding DUF4254 domain-containing protein, producing MFSKFAYDIFEESIIKYHEIDDVSQAFQNPYPKGEIEFLLYRKNWIDTVQWHYEDIIRDPEIDPVAALELKRKIDASNQDRTDTVEFIDSYFLDKYKTVKSKEEATINSESPAWALDRLSILALKIYHMKEETERPNASAEHKQKCQAKLDVLLEQRVDLSTAIDQLIADIENGNKYMKVYKQMKMYNDEELNPVLYQTDKK from the coding sequence ATGTTCAGCAAATTCGCATATGATATTTTTGAGGAAAGCATTATCAAATACCACGAGATAGATGATGTATCCCAAGCTTTCCAAAACCCTTACCCAAAAGGGGAAATCGAATTCCTACTTTATAGGAAAAACTGGATAGACACCGTACAATGGCACTATGAAGACATTATTCGCGATCCAGAGATCGATCCTGTAGCAGCACTCGAACTTAAGAGGAAAATAGATGCTTCTAATCAAGACCGAACCGATACGGTGGAGTTTATCGACAGCTATTTTTTGGATAAATACAAAACTGTCAAATCAAAGGAAGAGGCAACTATCAACTCTGAAAGTCCCGCTTGGGCACTTGACAGGTTATCGATCTTGGCACTCAAAATCTACCACATGAAAGAGGAAACAGAGCGCCCAAATGCTTCTGCCGAGCACAAGCAAAAGTGCCAAGCCAAACTGGATGTACTTTTGGAGCAAAGAGTGGATCTATCAACTGCCATCGACCAATTGATAGCCGACATAGAAAATGGAAATAAATACATGAAGGTGTACAAGCAAATGAAAATGTATAACGATGAGGAGTTGAACCCTGTTTTGTACCAAACCGACAAGAAATAA
- a CDS encoding TAT-variant-translocated molybdopterin oxidoreductase, with protein MKNRKTYWKGVEELKNDPGFVQDANKEFPAYLPIKDAYGDNSTSEEESGSNRRDFLKLMGFSVAAVSLAACETPVKKAIPYLNKPEDVDPGIPNYYASTYVDGGEAYPVVVKTREGRPIFVEGNGFSSITKGGTNARINASVMSLYDNEKIKYPTKSGEKTDWATIDKEISQQLASIAAAGQPIVIVSNTVTSPTTKKLIAEFAAKYPTVKHVTYDQDSAYGILEANKSMFGKAVVPSYSFDKADVIVSFGADFLENWISGVEFSHQYATTRKIGKDKKHMSRHFQFEANLSLTGSNADYRTPVKASAEGLAVAKLFNLVAKGTGNASVSAADVEVKNLDKAAADLLKSKGHSLVVSSSNDPAVQLMVNQINQMLGNYGTTLDINTPSFQKQGNDKEMAAFVADLEAGRVGGVFFYNANPVYDHPLGAKISAAISKAKLSVATADRLDETASKVTYNCPDSHFLEAWNDAEIKKGFFSLGQPTISTIFSYRQFQEGLLKWSGSNKSFHDYLKASWEAEIFPLQTKETEFEKFWQRALHDGVVELKNEEYTSIQEGEANEPVAFSAASVSSALKKYTAGNSGVELVVYMNSILGNGTFANNPFIHETPDPISKVCWGHYVAVSQSLASEKGFTKVETKVSVAKVSAGGVEVELPVVIQPGLESGTIAIAAGYGRDKAAGKVAAEAGGVNAYPFVKSGDFIEYAVTEGVSIENTGSYTDIAQTQTHQTLVGRTAIVQESTLAAYKKDPRAGREDVHISTYSGERKPGDISLWNIPEESHGEHGEEKGEKSDLWADKLGAKAQLHEYPLHHWGMTIDLNACTGCSACVTACHIENNVPVVGKKEIVNKREMHWLRIDRYYSSPDGAESNDELMEAADNPEVVYQPMMCQHCNNAPCETVCPVAATTHSSEGLNQMTYNRCVGTKYCANNCPYKVRRFNWFKYHNNDEFDYNMNNDLGKMVLNPDVTVRSRGVMEKCSMCVQRTQLGKLKAKMAKRPLKDGDATTACASACSTGAITFGDLNDTKSEIRQLTESELPERAYNVLDELNVRPNIWYLTKIRNKDEGQA; from the coding sequence ATGAAAAATAGAAAGACCTACTGGAAGGGAGTCGAAGAGCTAAAAAACGACCCGGGTTTCGTGCAAGATGCGAACAAGGAGTTCCCCGCATACCTTCCCATAAAAGATGCCTACGGTGATAACTCAACGTCAGAAGAGGAATCGGGTAGTAACAGAAGGGATTTTCTAAAGTTGATGGGTTTTAGTGTTGCTGCAGTTTCATTGGCTGCTTGCGAAACTCCTGTTAAAAAAGCCATCCCCTACCTAAATAAACCCGAAGATGTAGATCCGGGTATTCCTAATTATTATGCTTCTACGTATGTAGATGGAGGCGAAGCTTATCCTGTTGTTGTGAAAACAAGGGAAGGTCGTCCAATCTTTGTAGAAGGTAATGGTTTTTCTAGCATCACAAAAGGTGGAACAAACGCAAGAATCAATGCGTCGGTGATGAGCCTTTATGACAATGAAAAAATCAAATACCCAACAAAGTCTGGTGAAAAAACAGATTGGGCAACAATAGATAAAGAAATTTCTCAGCAACTCGCTAGCATTGCAGCGGCGGGGCAGCCTATCGTGATTGTAAGCAACACGGTAACGAGCCCTACTACTAAGAAGTTGATTGCTGAGTTTGCAGCTAAATATCCTACTGTTAAGCATGTTACATACGATCAGGATTCTGCTTATGGAATTTTGGAGGCGAACAAATCGATGTTTGGCAAAGCAGTTGTCCCATCTTATTCTTTCGATAAGGCGGATGTGATCGTGAGCTTTGGAGCTGATTTCCTAGAAAACTGGATTTCAGGCGTAGAGTTTAGCCATCAGTACGCTACTACCAGAAAAATTGGAAAGGACAAGAAACATATGTCTCGCCACTTCCAATTTGAGGCAAACCTTTCTCTTACAGGTTCGAATGCAGATTACCGCACACCAGTAAAAGCTTCGGCTGAAGGGCTTGCGGTAGCAAAGCTTTTTAACTTAGTTGCAAAAGGAACTGGGAATGCTTCAGTTAGCGCAGCAGATGTAGAGGTGAAAAACCTTGATAAAGCTGCTGCTGATTTGCTTAAGAGCAAAGGTCATTCACTTGTAGTTTCTAGCTCTAACGATCCTGCGGTTCAGCTCATGGTGAACCAGATCAACCAAATGTTGGGAAACTACGGTACTACTCTTGATATTAATACCCCTTCTTTCCAAAAGCAGGGTAATGATAAAGAAATGGCTGCATTTGTAGCTGATTTGGAAGCAGGTCGTGTAGGTGGCGTATTCTTCTACAACGCCAATCCAGTTTACGACCATCCACTAGGCGCTAAAATCTCTGCTGCTATTTCAAAGGCAAAGCTTTCTGTAGCTACTGCAGATCGTTTGGATGAGACCGCAAGCAAGGTTACTTATAATTGCCCTGATTCGCACTTCTTGGAAGCATGGAACGATGCAGAGATCAAGAAAGGGTTTTTTAGCCTTGGTCAGCCTACTATTTCTACTATTTTCTCGTACAGACAGTTCCAAGAAGGTTTGTTGAAATGGTCAGGAAGTAATAAGAGTTTTCATGATTATTTGAAAGCAAGCTGGGAAGCTGAAATTTTCCCTCTTCAAACGAAAGAAACTGAGTTTGAGAAGTTCTGGCAAAGAGCATTGCATGATGGTGTAGTTGAGCTAAAGAACGAAGAGTATACAAGTATTCAGGAAGGTGAAGCAAACGAGCCTGTAGCATTTAGTGCTGCATCGGTCTCTTCAGCTCTGAAAAAATATACTGCTGGAAACAGCGGCGTAGAATTGGTTGTGTACATGAATTCTATTTTGGGTAATGGTACTTTTGCCAACAATCCATTTATTCATGAAACTCCAGACCCAATCTCAAAAGTATGTTGGGGACACTACGTGGCAGTTTCGCAATCACTAGCTTCTGAAAAAGGATTCACTAAAGTGGAGACGAAAGTAAGTGTGGCGAAAGTTTCTGCCGGTGGAGTAGAAGTAGAGCTTCCAGTAGTTATCCAGCCAGGTTTGGAGAGTGGCACTATCGCCATTGCTGCAGGTTATGGTAGAGATAAAGCTGCGGGTAAAGTTGCAGCAGAAGCTGGTGGTGTAAATGCTTACCCTTTTGTGAAGTCTGGTGACTTCATAGAGTATGCAGTTACGGAAGGTGTTTCTATTGAAAACACAGGTAGCTATACTGACATTGCCCAAACTCAAACTCACCAGACATTAGTAGGTAGAACGGCAATCGTTCAAGAGTCAACACTTGCTGCTTATAAGAAAGACCCAAGAGCAGGCAGGGAAGATGTTCACATCTCAACGTACTCTGGAGAAAGAAAACCAGGTGATATTTCTCTTTGGAATATTCCTGAAGAATCACATGGTGAGCATGGTGAAGAAAAAGGCGAAAAGTCAGATTTGTGGGCTGATAAATTAGGTGCAAAAGCACAATTGCATGAGTATCCACTCCATCACTGGGGCATGACAATTGACTTGAATGCTTGTACTGGCTGTTCAGCTTGTGTAACTGCCTGCCATATTGAAAACAACGTTCCTGTTGTAGGAAAGAAAGAGATTGTAAACAAGAGGGAAATGCACTGGTTGCGTATCGATAGGTACTATAGCAGTCCAGATGGAGCTGAAAGCAACGATGAGTTGATGGAAGCTGCAGATAATCCTGAAGTTGTTTACCAACCAATGATGTGCCAGCACTGTAATAATGCTCCATGTGAGACAGTTTGTCCGGTTGCTGCGACTACGCACAGTTCTGAAGGCTTAAACCAAATGACTTATAACCGTTGTGTTGGTACTAAATACTGTGCTAACAACTGTCCTTATAAAGTAAGGAGGTTCAACTGGTTCAAATACCACAACAACGATGAGTTTGATTATAACATGAATAACGATTTGGGTAAAATGGTATTGAACCCAGACGTAACCGTTCGCTCTAGAGGTGTAATGGAGAAATGTTCAATGTGTGTTCAAAGAACTCAGTTGGGTAAATTGAAAGCAAAAATGGCTAAGAGACCATTGAAAGATGGGGATGCTACTACAGCATGTGCTAGTGCATGTTCTACAGGAGCAATTACTTTTGGCGATTTGAATGATACAAAGAGTGAAATCAGGCAGTTGACCGAAAGCGAGTTGCCAGAAAGAGCTTATAATGTACTTGACGAATTGAACGTAAGACCAAATATTTGGTATCTGACTAAAATCAGAAACAAAGACGAAGGTCAAGCTTAA
- a CDS encoding DUF3341 domain-containing protein, translated as MEINKHFLVGIFDDQDVLLSAVKNIRAKGIKIYEVYNPYPVHHLEDALGYKRSKMPVAAFFFGMLGTTLAILMQTLMMGVDWSMIIGGKPFIAVPAFVPVTFELTVLLSAYGMGFTFFGTQKLYPHKVPRIFDRRSSDDKHVMAIDLGKNSMSEAEIKAALTDVKAEEVYRKDFTDEENDPNFINYAVDLFTNGVTSSSRKLAND; from the coding sequence ATGGAAATAAATAAACATTTCTTAGTAGGCATATTTGATGATCAGGACGTATTGCTCAGTGCTGTGAAAAACATCAGGGCAAAAGGGATCAAAATCTATGAGGTATATAATCCTTATCCAGTGCACCATTTGGAAGATGCGCTAGGTTACAAAAGATCAAAAATGCCAGTAGCTGCCTTTTTCTTTGGCATGTTAGGAACAACTTTGGCTATTTTGATGCAAACCTTGATGATGGGCGTAGATTGGTCTATGATTATTGGAGGTAAGCCTTTTATTGCAGTTCCAGCATTTGTGCCTGTTACATTTGAGCTTACAGTATTGCTTTCTGCTTATGGAATGGGCTTCACGTTCTTTGGGACACAGAAGTTGTATCCTCACAAAGTTCCAAGAATATTTGACAGAAGAAGCAGCGATGACAAGCACGTAATGGCTATCGACTTGGGAAAAAATAGCATGAGCGAAGCAGAAATAAAAGCAGCATTGACTGACGTAAAAGCTGAAGAGGTATATAGGAAAGATTTTACAGATGAGGAAAACGATCCTAACTTCATCAATTATGCTGTTGATTTGTTTACCAACGGCGTAACTAGCTCAAGCCGCAAGCTTGCTAACGATTAA